In the Apis cerana isolate GH-2021 linkage group LG7, AcerK_1.0, whole genome shotgun sequence genome, ATTCACGGTTGACATTAGGTAAGCGTTAAGAAAGCAGTTTATCAACCAGCTGACAATAAATTGGCTAATTCTAAGATGATTAAAGCTTGTCAATGAAAGAATCACATcactgaaattataaaatacttttcgaagcattgtttgtttattaatgatcggaaaaatatagtttaaatgAATGCGTAAATAAAGTTTCTTGAAGAGCGTGGGCCAAGAGACTTGGAAGACAGGACGCCCACGCGATCTACAAAGGATCAAGCGTACACAAAAAATCATCGATCAATTCATTTGTCATATACACAACTCGAAGAATTATACATACTATATTATGAATTCAGTCAATCCGttcaaaagtaataatttacattgcCGAAAAAGACGTACCGTTTGACGAAACTTCATCCATCACAGCATTTAGGTAGAACTGACACACTCCCACTCCGCGCTTTGATCATTGAATACATAGTAAACAGATTCGAAATCCATTCTTAATGCGATGGACATTGCGCAATGGCGGGAAATTTGATATTcataaaactgaaaatttttatgttacaatacaaattatttttaaataaaatatgatattaaatatgataaaataagatattcttttcatttaagaataaaataatctttaaaagttacattattttcgataataaaaaaatttttttaaattttgtttaaaatttttttaaattaatttctttttttaaatttatttaacagcAATTATTAGTATTCTTGAAATAACTTCTaatcaataattgataaacattttctaagatttaattctattaaaattttgtaacattaaaaattaatttttttaaaatgaaaaaaacaagtaGTTTATGTAGAGGtagttctttattttttaaaatatttggtcTTTCAAATCAACatagatacaatttttcaaatatatatattaaattagtttttgaTGTATGAGAAgtgcaaatatatatgataaagtgATTGGAAATTGTAAGATTTCAAAGATAaatgtagaaaattaattatagtttctttataatatataatataaatattttccagaaAGTATCCAAGAGATCCATTTTagactaaaatatatatattagtaatataatataaacaatattatcgcatgcaaatgttaaaaatgttgattatattatatcatatagtaattaaaaactaatttgaatatatataaatacatatctaTCTCATATTCATCAGtacaatttaatcttaaaaaacaaattttaaatgataaaattcataatttaaatcattaatattcaaaatatccaaaacataatttaacttattacaaaaattacttgtatatttaatattaaatattatatttataattttactttgaagtaaataatttaaacttaattttgaACTACAAGATTTCCTAAAAGATCgaatttactattttaatacaatattattacttcaaaaaaaaaaataatcttgaaaaatatatatattcttaaaaatgatatgtaaaacaatttttttaatttagttaaaatttgttaGATTTCACTATACTGATGGTCAATCGAAGGTCTTCAGGAAACTAAATGTCACTGAGCTACTTCtagtatatatatcaatgtgACATATTCAATCGATTGCACGTTTTCCCGGCTGACCTTCTCgagatatttacaaaatccGGATAATCTTCGATTGTCTAGCGACAACTTCCGGTTCTCTCAGGTCGCATTAATTATTTGAGCATGAAGAGCACAAATAACAAATGATTACTCTATAAGTAAAAACTACATAGCAAGCTTACATATCTGAGTAATTTTGATCACAGTAAAGATTGTGCAGgatcttcgtttcttttaatcatttcattcatttcatttctttttttattactgctcaaaataattagtaaatcatttttttcgtatcatttaagaaaaaaaataacgaatgtatcataaaataaagattgcaatttacaaaataagatTGTCAAGAGCATTTAAAggtcaatttcatttttcaaattctaagttatacaattctatatatatatatatatataattgattggaTTGGTCATTAtcatataacttataaaaaacaaattaaacttaattgttgaaatttccatattgttttataaaaaattgcgaaaatgTTTGTTGTCAAtttgttgattaatttttcaatttaatatatttttcaaataaaatattttcatgcatgaggaaattttgttcaatcattttgtatttttcatattattttgagCAGTTTGCATCGAATGAATCAAGTTCTTTCATGATTCTTGCATATTTGAGCTGCAACATTATCAtgtcgttaatttttaatttatatatacaaacgaCTTTAAAAATgtcttaaaacaaataaagatTCGTTGAACGCAcgagtttcaaaatttaaaaattttgaatttaaaaattcaaaagctatcaaaaatgatagaaaaatcgCAGACATTGTGAAATTTATTGGTACGTTGTAAATTCATCAAGTTGATACTATAGCATTCATTATttagaaagtatatatatatctcaaatataataatattttatttgaaatttaattcaaaaagttaTGGTATCATatctacatttaatatatattttaattacttccGTATCAACTTGATGAAAAATCTTAATCTaaggattaaaaatctaaGGAAAATCGTAGAAAATGCTACGCGATTTTATGCAATTGTATGCATTTTTGCGCAACTGCAATAACGACGAATGATATGCAAGAAATGCGAACCTTGTTTCGGTGATATAGTTCCAGTAAAATCTTCCTTTGTTTTATGttcgataaatcaattatttaatcaattataactataatctttttcttcattactATCTTTAGTTTAGCagtaatcaatataaatttatcaaatagttttcatttcatattgcGTATTTGtaacttccttttttttcttaaaaagatcAATCATTTAAACTATTACTTTTAGAGTTAAAAACATGTTAGAAAAGTAATATTGAGCAGTAAAATCGTAAATCATTTGCGAATGTAAATTCGCAATTCTTTCGAAATCaatctttattcaaatttcacacCGATTCCttcttaagaattttttttatatagtatatctatatatatgtatatatgtatatatatatattttttttctggatATCATTTCACATATTACGAagcgaaaaacaaaaaactttttataacaatacgTATTGACTTTTATGTTGCAAAGATGATAGCTACTAATATTTGCATAACTATTTCTTACTTTCAAGCTGACCATTTTAAGCTATTTATtccactttttattttcaaaattaattgaaaaaacgactaaacaaaaaaataaaaaaaaagttttctaatGTTTctcatatttatgatatataaaatatatcataaaagaaatttttaattttttaagagtaactaaaaaaaatccatctgcttatatttaagtataactTCATTCGAGACcaaaggaaaagaataaaaaaatatctgatatatttttatattttaaaaaaaatattaaaaaatatttcttggatACTTCTTAGCTATGGAATTTTCGGAgactaattttctatttattattttagattgatCTTGcagaaaaattgatcgaagctaccaaaaagagaataattttttttatcaagtaaaagtcagaaaaaaaaaatgacattccatgaaaaataatgatctgTAACAATATTCATGAATGATCGGGAAAGAACATTTCGTTCTATTGTTCCCAGACAGGTTGGATCAGCGTGAAAGAAAGGGGCGCGCAAGGAACGCGGTTGAAACGCGTGCAATTATCCCATTCATTAGAACTCTGTTAACTGGCATCACTTCAAAGGCTGTCTGGTCCGTTCTTCTTGCGTTTCCGCAATAGCTAGTTCACGTTCAAGGGCATCAACGGCACGTATTTGTCGCTTGGTCTGAATTTGTACTGGGAGCACAATCGGTTCGATACCGATTCCGTATAACCATTTCTGTAACACATCAACAACATAACGATTACGAACACGATCATTAcgaaattttacaagaaagatggaaataaaacggaaaaattgttaaagtgGTATCGAAGATAAAGCATAAACACCACCACCACAATTATCATCAATAACCGATCGTTTgtgagaataaatttataataaattacattcaatCGAAGCTCATGTGCAACCATGATGATAATTGTTTCTGTTGGAAGATGTCACGCATTGCCTGTAGCATCTTGTAGAAAAACATCTTGTAGATATAATAATCTCGTGATGAATTAATATACTCGTATCGCGTCGAATTCATCCAAATCAGAGGACAACTGAAGAGAATTGATGATTTAATCATTAGAAATATGTTTAatcgtttcatttcattcaatcactttgaaaaaaaaattattttttgacaatatattgaatatctcagaaaataagaaaaataatgaaaaaattcttctttcttcaaataaaatattaaatgatatttattttattaatattaaatattaaatttacatttattatattgattattatttaatataattgattatattgatatttatatatcttgatgtaatttttaaaagaattgagccattataaaaattcttctctcggtaaatattttatataggcaatacaatttttaataattttttattttggaaagcAGAGAGATTTGAAAAGATCctaactaaataaattttatttttacagaattGTTTTCCAAAACTTACCTTTGCCACTGTGAACAGGGACGTCTCTCCTTAAAACAAGTTACTTGTatcacattaaaaaaaagagcacCAAGAGTATTCGCGACTTCCGAATTAAGATTCTGCAAACATCTACGGAACTTCGCATCGCAGTCACAGTGAGATCGTGTGAAAGGCGAGTTGTTGCATATACCATGAATGCACTTCTTAGGAGATATAGTGATAGGACAATGGTCGTGTTCTCTACAACATGCATCCTCGGCTGCATGGTGTCCGAGATCATCGTACGATTTCGCTAAAGTACCTGGGCCACACCATTTTGTACCTGGATAAATCAATCCACCTCCTGGAGGTTGATTCTGTAACaaagtgaatttatttttttatatttttaattttatatttttatttttataatttttcaagatttatttaatacataaataacagtgaaatatttactattaaaaattttacttaatgaTGTAATTATCTTTGTACGAAGTTATATTCTACATTAAGCGAATTAATTATGATCTTGCTTGATATCTATAGTTTAACATctgaaaagattatttagtACCTTTCCCTTGTCTCGAGAGGCTTTACACGTTTCTTCCAAATCTGCTACGAGATTGCTTGACATTTGACGGACTTTTTTTGGGTCAGCACCAAGAACCATTTTTTGAATAACACCACGATCGGTGTACAAGGCACAGAAGGGCGCATCCGCATTTAATTCCACCATTCTTGACATAGTGGTATCTGCCACGAGAACACTAGCCTCAATTTCACCCCCCCAGAGTGTTGGTATAAGTAATAGAAATACTGCAAGCATCtatcaatcaaaataatttttacaaaaaaatgaaataaacgtTTAAAGGATATTAAATCAGAatcagttttaaatttttcattatttttagcgTTATATATTTTGGTAGAAGAAtcctgtatataaattataaatatgtatattatgatttaatatatcacaGAAATcgcatagaaatttaaatttttttttattcaaatttaaaaataatttaacaaaaataaattaaacgttcATTGCTATAAATATGTTCATTCAttgctataaatatatatatatttataataataataataacaattatcgaAAAGAGAATCAAATatccttaaatatttaattttactatttcgTAAAACAATGAATGTATAgttgattttcaataaaaaaaaatcctttgcCTAATCTTCCTGTCTTCTAAAAACTCAAAATCAAACTTGTACATAAACATTTCCAATGAGGATAGTAGGTCGACAATGCGCAAACATTTCCTAACTTTTCTGTAAATATATCGAAGTGTAcatatactaatattattatagtctAGTCATATTTTGTCCTCAGTTTCACTTAAACACATAATACTAACTCCCACGcaaaatctgaatattttttatgcatataaGGTTTATTTTAaggaaaagtattttaatcaataataatcatttttttgactagaatctaaattaaataatgtaaaaaatgaatattttttaatattaaaaaaaatagtaattattaaaatatatatataatcttctatacaatattatttatatattataatattatatatctatatatattttttataattttttttttaatattttttatcagagaaacaatttccatgaaataatattttcattttcagattAAACTCTCAACACTCTACGTTACTAATACGTTCTTTCAATTAGGACTAGaagaatcttttattattgatgCGGATCtaatgaaaactaattataaatagaataatgtgacgttttttttcttaatttaaaattaattattgcttGTTGAAGTAACCAATCAGATAAATCGACATACAGGAATTCCGGTCGTTTTAACGAGCAAGTTGGAGGGTATACCAATTAAATGTCATAAAATGATGCGTTCATTGCTGTATCTATCATATCCATGATGAGATTTTACTTGGTTATTTCATTACCAGACattcataatcatatttttttctttttctttccttgacGCATTGATCAAACAACATTTgcacaatttcaatttatccttttttaagcattatttattaaatttctacgcAATTGTtttgttgtattttaaatgttgacgttttaagattaaagttcaatttatcatttttattagaagaTCAACATTTCTGAAATGATAAgataataagaaacaaattagaatcaaagatattaataaacatgatTATATTTGCATCTACAcaagcaattattttttttcttgcaaaaACATTatccattaaatatattaatcaagttttaatttataataatttttacattatactgATATTACtttatagcaaaaaaaaaagaacgtaaaaatttttttattatgtattttttttattgtatatattttttatatatctaattattaataataattctatctgCGCAAATATATCAAGTGATTcactcaataaaataatactcaTTGCAATGAGACAATACAAAAGCACTTACAGTtgatttatcgaaatcaaaaCATTGTTAAAATAGCCActatatatgataatgaaatttttctaaatgaatgtcaaattggaatatatatctatcataTCACATCATAATTTATCACCATAATTTATCacggtaaaataaaaaactttcacattataaaaaaatttaagcataaaatatataaaattttcaatttttctattaaaaaaatgttaattctctcgagaacttataaaaaaagagaaaaatcttcTAGATTCGACATCTACGATTCAATCGCACCCGAAGCAGTGGTTTCGAGGAACGTTGAACGACTAATAGTGTTTTACCTTTCTCGAGAATCATTTCAAAAGATCCTTCAAGGACAACAGTTCTCTTAAGGTCACAGAAAAAATAAGGAACAAAAACCAAACCTTGACGATTCCTCACTGGCTGTCCTTCCCTCTGACGCATCGAAATcgcgaaagaaattaattcgaaaagaaaaacgaaaaatatatgttgaaaGACAAGAGTGATGAACGACCTTACAAATCACTGTGAGAATCACTAGAGATTcgatatgatatgattttaaatgactCTTAAGTAATCTTTAGAGATTGGCGGAAATTACTGATTTCTACGCCAATCTTTTCTATGTGATTgtataaagaagaatataaaatgataaaaaaatcttaagatataaattatgttgtttgaatttcaatttccattgaaatttatttataatctatcatGTCTAGATATCTAGATAATTtctctgatttttttattctatctttattaatttatttatataataaaattgaattagatcAACAAATTccatttgttttcatttatttttatatttattatttatttttttttgcataataatttattaatatttatagttatttctATAGTTTGATAGGAAACCTGCAATTGAATTtggtttcttaataaaaaaaatcatataattgatttgatatgcaaaattaataaaaagtaaaaagattgCAAGGAATATAAgacaatatattatacgtatataataagatataatagataaaactaaataaaaaaattataaatataataattattttatctaatattattatcgataaagatTAATACTGTTCAATAGTACGACGtttgatcgataaatttaatttaattagatcgTCCCAGTTTAGAGAGGTGATAGATCCTGTGAATTTTACTAACCCTCGTCGTGAAATTGAACCAAATATCGAAAATCTGGGTCAGTCAACTTCATTGACGAACTTGTCCCTTGAACCTGTGCCAATTTAAaccaaataattctataaccaactgataaatctatataattcaACTACACTAACCCATCTTTATCCATATATAAAAGTCATCATTATATCTTGTTTAATCAGATACTGCTAACTTTTCACCAAAATGAATGAATGTTTACTtattgattcaattattaaatttttattttttattttttttttctaataaaaaatctttaggaataattgaaaagaattattatcagaaattatttattatggaaaaatgcattaaaaaaattgttatatgaaaaaaaagctttaatataatgatcgtataataaatataaaatcataataaataataattgtagatttaaaaataatagttaatacaaacatcaatttctataaaattaacttttaacgaTAATTCCTATTatctcttttcaaaaatatgtaaataattcttcataagaacataaaaatcaaaaaatttataattcaatgtaATGTTTAATCttctaagtttttttttacttgtttcATCTagcattcaatattaaaagaaaatttattataaaaaagaaaaaaaggaaataatgatCATTacaataagattataatatgttagtgaattataaaagaaattaactatgataaaaacatataaaataaaaacataaaacaaaaatataaagcaCAGCAAAATATCGCAACGAGTCGCCAACGAATTAGCAAATTAACGATCAGTCAAGATGTCAAGAACAATTCACGAGAAATCGCTACTCGTTGCAATATACGCGTTGCACGCGCCGCTTAATCGATCAATTACCCTGTGGAAAAGTCGTACACGTGCAGTGGTGAGCATGTTTATTACAATATCACGATCACAAAGAATGAAACATTCAATCTCAACCaggcaaataataaaactgttTCAGACGAATACGTTGTTGCAAAGTAGATTGATTTAAAcatgaatttaatgaaactgtttggaaaatcaaagaaatcgaGATATGTTCGAGTCGAAGGAATAACGCGAAACTCACTAAAAGAACAAGTGCGCAACTAGCTGCCAACTAACCCCCACCACCAGCTACGCAACCC is a window encoding:
- the LOC108002478 gene encoding acidic phospholipase A2 PA4 isoform X3 — translated: MLTTARVRLFHRMLAVFLLLIPTLWGGEIEASVLVADTTMSRMVELNADAPFCALYTDRGVIQKMVLGADPKKVRQMSSNLVADLEETCKASRDKGKNQPPGGGLIYPGTKWCGPGTLAKSYDDLGHHAAEDACCREHDHCPITISPKKCIHGICNNSPFTRSHCDCDAKFRRCLQNLNSEVANTLGALFFNVIQVTCFKERRPCSQWQRNGYTESVSNRLCSQYKFRPSDKYVPLMPLNVN
- the LOC108002478 gene encoding phospholipase A2 isoform X2, which codes for MLAVFLLLIPTLWGGEIEASVLVADTTMSRMVELNADAPFCALYTDRGVIQKMVLGADPKKVRQMSSNLVADLEETCKASRDKGKNQPPGGGLIYPGTKWCGPGTLAKSYDDLGHHAAEDACCREHDHCPITISPKKCIHGICNNSPFTRSHCDCDAKFRRCLQNLNSEVANTLGALFFNVIQVTCFKERRPCSQWQSCPLIWMNSTRYEYINSSRDYYIYKMFFYKMLQAMRDIFQQKQLSSWLHMSFD
- the LOC108002478 gene encoding acidic phospholipase A2 PA4 isoform X4 codes for the protein MLAVFLLLIPTLWGGEIEASVLVADTTMSRMVELNADAPFCALYTDRGVIQKMVLGADPKKVRQMSSNLVADLEETCKASRDKGKNQPPGGGLIYPGTKWCGPGTLAKSYDDLGHHAAEDACCREHDHCPITISPKKCIHGICNNSPFTRSHCDCDAKFRRCLQNLNSEVANTLGALFFNVIQVTCFKERRPCSQWQRNGYTESVSNRLCSQYKFRPSDKYVPLMPLNVN
- the LOC108002478 gene encoding phospholipase A2 isoform X1, with translation MLTTARVRLFHRMLAVFLLLIPTLWGGEIEASVLVADTTMSRMVELNADAPFCALYTDRGVIQKMVLGADPKKVRQMSSNLVADLEETCKASRDKGKNQPPGGGLIYPGTKWCGPGTLAKSYDDLGHHAAEDACCREHDHCPITISPKKCIHGICNNSPFTRSHCDCDAKFRRCLQNLNSEVANTLGALFFNVIQVTCFKERRPCSQWQSCPLIWMNSTRYEYINSSRDYYIYKMFFYKMLQAMRDIFQQKQLSSWLHMSFD